The sequence TTGCCTGAAGTCCTTTAGTTtctaaaggaaggaaaagtaaTCCTAGCATCTATTTTTATGCCATACAGCATTCTAAAAGATCTTGGGGTAAAAGATGCCTTGCTTTTAACAGCAACTTAAAAATTGTCTATTACTATGAAATTTACTTGTATGTTATTTAACAGTGTCAGCCTCAtgctaaatatttaacaaaaccCCACTCAGAATTTATGTCTCTCTACAAAAGACTGAGAGCTCACAGTTCATAATACCTGGAAGCCTAGACCAAGAAGTGAggcattaatttctttttgtgtggCCTCTCAtgaagcaaaggcaaaaaatcCGTGTTTCCTAACAAAAGTAGTAATTTATATCGATTGTGATAAAGATAGGACAGGCATTCAGACAAACACCTTCTTACTTTCAGGCACATGGTGGTTTTTGGTCTATGCAATGTCTTTGTCTTTTGCTTTAGATGACTTTCCAGAGTCCACTGGAGTGAAACGAATTGTACAAGCTTTGAATGCCAATGTGTGGTCCAACGTAGTCATGAAGAGCGGTATGTAACACAGGTTCCTCTTATGTGAATTCGGGAGGATGCGAGGCCTAGAGGGCTTAGTATTTTTTTAGCAAAAGTTTAAACTGAGCAGCTACAGTACTACTGCCACTGCATCAGTGTAAAGAGAACTAGAGCACTCTTCAGCCTCTTACATGGAATAGCAGGGTTTCAGGTATTGCTTTCACTGTCCCTTGACACACAGAGAAACTTACAGGCAATgggtgagatttttttcctgtttcagcaTCTGTTCCTGTCCCCTCTGTACTTTGGACTTGCTCTCTACCAGTAACTTGAGTTAAATATTCCCCTAACTCCTcaaatttcaatgaaaaaaatggaagcttGTTCCACCGAACTCCAGCAGCAAAGAGCTAGTCATTATCAGCTTAGTCTAAAAACTGATGGATGGTTTAGTGTAGAAGTAGTAAATGTTAAATTCCAAATTTATTAtagttttttgaaaaaaaaaaaaaaaaagaaattgaaacagGGATGAGAATAGCAAGCGCGGAGATGAGATTTGGCAAAGAAGTGATTTCAAAGGTCTGTTGAAGGACATACTAAGTGCATTGCAAGAGGACTGTCTTCTCTACAGAAAACCCCACTTGAGCCCATGGAAACCACAGAATTTTTTGAAAACAGTGCAAAAACCAGACAACCCCAGATAATTGATTAACACGTAGAATAAGAGTTTTGGAAAAAACACTTTAGGATTAGACTcattagaaaaggaaatgctgtggCTAGCCCAGAGTTATTGCAAGCGTAGATACTTCCATTTATTATTCCATTCCTTTAATTACCTTTCTAATAACACAAGCCATTGCAGGAAATGTAGGAAGATTGACTCCTGTGGAGTGCTTGGccttacattttttatttcacaaagtCTCATCCTACTAGCAACCTTCTGGTGTCTGTCCGCTCCCTGATGTACAATTTTCCACTGTTGCGGCTTCTTCCTTCCTAAGTCTTTTAACTGTGTAATGATTTCAAGTGCTGAGAGGCTTCTGCTAGTTCCTGTAACTGCAAGATGGTCACTGGGACTCAGGAGAACTAGGATGAGAACTactaaaccaattttttttttttttttttaaggtagccTTTTGAGTATTTCTCATACCACATCAGAATGAGGTTAAGGTTGGTTCTAACTTAATGTAACCATTGTAGAGAAACAGGTAGCCATTTGAGATGGTGGAAAGTTACCTCACTAGTGCTAAAATGGTTTTCTTAACAGCATATTTCCTGCATGTGACAGATGCCACATTACAGAAGAACAGAACTTAGTCACATGTTCAGTTCTTCGTGGGGGGGAAATCCCTATGCATCATTAGTGTGTTCTGTAAAGGTCAGACTCCTTGAAAATCCAGATTTTCTGTCTCCACAGTGCAGAAACCATACAGCATTGATACAAGTTACTACAAGCCTCTCAGGAAGTGAGCTATATTTGGAAGTTGTTGCAGCCTGACTATGCTTTCAAAGGGAAATTGTTGAGttcattttacttaaaataaaactttttacaaCCTGTAATGTATCTTTTGTTTTCAACTTCCTCCTGATTCTGGAAACTGGCTGCCATGTAAATCAAACTTTAGCTTTTCTACTGAATTACCTGTAACTGCTGGCCATTTAGAAACTATGCAGTCATAATTCATGTGAAGATTTTTCATGAAGTATTTGTGTGGTAGTAAAGGCTTATAAGTGTTATACACTGTTAAGTGTAGCCAGCTAAAAAGCCAATGTTACAGCGCTGCCTTACTTCAGCTATCTGTATGAGAATTTAAGTTTACAGACAGAGCAGGAATGATTGTTTTTCAAGTACAAGCATTAAATCCATATTATTTTAAGGTGTTCTATCTTAAACCCAAACACAGTTGTTCTTAAgttgtgaattatttttttcacacacCTATTAAGAAAATTTTtgactttttgatttttttcctctaaccACTAAATACATTCACTCACACCAAATCATAGAAATAGGTATTAAACATAGCATATTTGAATTATAAACATTGTTACATCAAGTAATAGCACGTGATTTGTGAGTGAATAAAGCAGTACTGTCTctactgaaaggaaaaacaagcagtCTTACCTGAGAGTGTCCTGAGGGCAATTCCCTTTGCAGTTGGTATAAAGTTGTTGGTGCTCCAGGCCTCAGAGCTCTCTTCAATCTGAGGGTCAggtggttttctttcccttgcgCAGAAGAGCATGAGTAGCTCTTCAGCTAACATCTTCCCCCCGCAAAGGTAGCGCACTGCTGGTGTCTTTAGCTGTCCCTTCAAGAGCAAAACCAGTTGACCTAGATGGCAAGAAGAGAAACAATCTTCTGCCCTCTGAAAGAGGCTACTTGGCTACTGTCCTGCCTAAATACGTGTTCAGTGATCCCAGCTGAAGCTGGTTACCTGGGGTGGGGCCCGTAATTAGCCTGGCTCTCTTTACAAAGAATGAGCCTGATTTAGGGGAACTGTTTAAACTTagttatttaaacaaattatgcattttgactttttaattCCAATTTCGTATGGAGGTTAGGCTCACCACATGTCAGCTAGAGACAGACTATGGAAGAACAGTAGATAAAGACagtggaaaacattttgctagGAAATGAGCATATATGAACCTCGAAGCCACGCTCAGAGCACAGCGTACTAGAGCTCCACAACTATCGATGAGCGCTACCTGTGAGACTATATAGACTCCAGCATAATGGGGCCACCAACCATTACAATAAGTTGAGTGAGATAATTTTTGGCTTTGATGCTGTAAGAGCACTGTGTAAGGCATCACCCACTTCCTGAATTGCACCCAGAAGTTGAAATAACTTTTACATCCAATAAAAAGAGTTTATAGGAAGGCTTTTGCAAGGGTGTGCCTGCAACCAAGTGTTATGTCTACCACCTCCCTAACCACGGATCCAGAAACAAATAGCTGCTTTTCAGAGATCCCTGCTGTGGATTCCAGCACTTTCTAACTAGGACAGCATTTTGTAATTATGCTGGCTGAGGTTGTGTGGGGGGGGATGGAGCCACTGTCATTTTTCTGTACAGGATGAACTCTGATAGATACGAAAGAGGGACATGATTAGGTCACTTCATCCACCCCTCTGCCAATGCGGGAATGTTCTCTCTCAAGTACATTCTGGACCGCAATGTCCAATCTAGCTTCAGATGAGTCAGAAATTGGCTAAATGTTGATCTTTACAGTTTCTCTAAAGACAGCTCTTTGCTCAGCCTGCTAAAACTTGGGGAAGCTACTTTGTTTTGGGTTGTGAGTCCCAATCTTTTGTCACTCAAGTGCCTGTTAATTTAGCTGGTGGACTTCACGGGCTTTCACGTGTCTTGTAACCGAACATTTTTAAGGCGATTCGTTTGGCTCGACTCAATCACTTCTTCCCAAACCTTTGGCAAGTTAAAGCAGTAAAACTGTATAAAACAGAGCCAGCTGAAACAAATAcctgctggggggtggggggagcacgAGGGGAGAAAAGGCCTGGGACAGGATGCGCGGTAGCCTAAGTACACGGCACAGATTATTAAACAGGAAATGAGGTCTTAGTAAGTCTCTAGTGGAGACATGTTTATATGTTTTCTAGATAGCCGATGGCTTTAGTTACACATTCAACTCTCCGAAATGAAATTTTGTACAAATGGCAAGTAAATTTGGACAGTGCGTAAAAATGACATCACCTCAACAGTTAAGCCTAGAGCTTAGTCATTAGTGTAATATTaattgaaaacactttttaaaaaagtaatcttAATCTTTCTTCTGGCACAGGTCATTGTTTCCTGGCTATTTGTAGTACAATAATTtagtattatttcttttttagttgACCAAATACtaagattttcagaaaaatctcccGAGTCCCCTGTGTAACCACAGACATTTACTACTCAATGCAAAGCCAGCAGAAAACATGgcttagaaaaaaacccaacccagaaTATCACCTATTatgcatacatttttatttaaaaaaaaaaagttttagaaatacagttaatttaaaaatactgtactgCATGTATTATCTTAGATGAAAAAGATGGTTATTTAGCTttgaattaactttttttttttttaaggttggattttaaaataccattgaAATACACAGTAGGTTAGGAGATGTGGAAAGACCAAAGCACCTTGCGGTGTGAAGAAACAATTGGATTTGATGGCTGGGTCCTTCCATGAATTCTGAAttagatgttttaaaattgcttttgccaTTACTGTAGTACTCAACCTATTTAGACAATATGTCTATAAGCAAAAGCACTTGTTGCATTTCCTGTATTTAACCACAAACCCCGTGCTGCTTCCCATGGACAGTGAAACCTGGTCCACTGAACACCAGTAATAGcaaatgctgcttctgtgttttgaaaactgCCTTGTTTGGAATCAGAAGACATTTGCTGGACCAAATCCTAACAGAGGAGTGACTtcaaataagaagaaaaaaattcacttctCATGTGGCTTACACATCCATTTCCTGTTGGTAATATTTAGCAGCAAGTATTGTTagtgtactttaaaaaaagcttagagaagctgaaaattttctgcttaaaatagTGCACTGATATAGTTTTACAGggtgctctgtgtgtgtcttCCCTGAAATAGCCTCTATCCCATCTGGCCAGTTACAACTGTTGGTAATAATGCTGCATTTTCTGTCAGCCtaacagctgttttgttttcagacagGACCCAGGGCTTTGGTCTCCTCAGTACATTAGCAAGTGCAAACTGTAGCATTGGGTCAGAAGAGAACCAAGATACAGAAGTAAACAGTAATTCctatttcttgttctttgctcATACTGTTTCTTGTGTTGTTCTTTCCTATTGTCATGCTTGGTGTAGCGGTGGGGGGGggctttcttctgtttgctcCTTTCTCGAGGGATGCTTCACAGCCTATTGGGCTGTGTGttacaggaaatatttctgaagcctGAAAAActatctgcatttttcttacaAGACCTGAGACAGTTGTTCCTAGGAGCTGTCACCTCACGGCTGTGAGCTCGCTTGCTGTTTTTCAGGACATTGCCTCAGAACTCAGCATTTTACCCGGAGATGTCCGATTGTGTGCTCAGTGTGGAAAGCTGTTGGGTGTTGATCACACTGACTTCAGCACTGTGTAAATGCTTTACTCCATACAAACCACTGGAGCCAAGGAAAGATTGTTAAAAGCTCCATTCAAGatgtttttcattaatatcCAAGAGCAGTATTttgtgcaaaacaaaaactaTCACTTGacagtgttatttaaaaaacagcaaacCTATCAGAGAAAAGCTTCATGCAGTATCTACATACAGTGTTGCAAAAGTGGCTTTTCATAATACACGTGGTATGGGTTTTGCAGTCAGTAATAGTTTAAGGAAGCACCTGATTTGCTGGTGATGCTTTTTAGGTTCATTATTGGATACTCTTAATATCTGTTTGTTTCCTGACAGGCCAATCCCTcggcagcagagagagaagaatcCCATTTAGACaacagagaagatggagctaGCACCGACAACCTACAGATTGACAACACCGTAGGTAAGCTCATTCCCTGCTTGGCAGATATGTTGGAGCAGGCATCCCTGGCTGGGATGGTCCCAGAAAGCCACTGGCTTTTTCTCAATGAAAAGTATGGCACAAATGCACTTGGCAGAGCCCGTAGAGGCCAACTGTTTGGTCATCAGGTGTTCTCCTTCTTGAAAAAATGGGCCCAAGTTTGGATAGGAGGGAGCCCCGGCAGTACTACCAACTGGAAACAGGCAGATCCGATTTTGTCACATTTCCCGATGCGCGTATTGTGTATATTGTGTATACCTAGACACATCTTTATAAGAATAAAGTTTCAAGCTTTATGGTTGCAGAACAAAAATCGTTACAGTTTGACCCAGCAGGAGGTGGATGAAGCAGTGGAGTGCTACTTGGGGCAGTCCTAAGAGTTTCAGGTGTTTTAAGCTACAGGTCTTTAAATAATTGCACCATTCCAGGAGATGGGACTTTCTTATAAGTTGTATGTGGAGATCTTCTAAAGGTTGGGTGGTGTTAGTTGTGGTCTAAGCATAGTCTCATTACTCTTTAATTTATTCTGTGGCTGTTCGTAGACAGATCATTTTATAATAAGCAAGAAACCTTAAATATTGGATGAATTCAAAAAAGCTCTTGCAATGTAATGTATCAAAATTAATTGCCATTGTAATGATGCCATGAGTTGCCTGTATGAACAATCAGTAAATGAAATGTTTCGTACCCTCCCATGGGGTTGGAATTTGCAAACGGGATTTGCAGATGTTAAAATGTTGGTTTTATCAGGAAGGCTTTCATACCAAAACAGAGTAATTTACCTTAAACCAATCCatatacatttatttcagaTCCCATGTTAGATATGGACATTCAAGAGTTAGCCAGCCTAACCACAAGAGACAGTGACCTGGAGAACTTTGAAAGGGTGttttcaaagctgaaagaaatgaaaggtaACGTACCAGGGAGAGATGTACTGAGCTGTAGCACCTATTCTAATCACTCAAAGGCTTGAAAGCCAGTGTGTGAATTGGGAAGATTGTACAAATTCCTATTCCCCTGTCCGAGGTTTTTTTATAAGGAGCTGatcttttcattaatttgtcCTTTATCTTGAGAGTGCTTTTGAAAGAAGTAGCTATTGTGCAGCTGACTGCTACCACACTGATTTTGTCCACTGTGAACTAACGCTACACAGTTTTCTataaacaaacctttttttttttttaactctacaACTGCGTGCTAGTCTTGCAGTTTAAAGCTACAAATGTTTGAGACGAAATCCTGTGTGCTCAGAAGCATCGGCTTTCTGGTGTTTGGGAATTGCAATTGCTCTTACTCAATAAGATGTCTTTTTTATGATCTTGAACTAGTTTCTTGGTAGTCCCCTAAAACCAGCTGCAATAGGCATTTCTCTCCCTGCTCGCTCCTGAGGTTGACAACCTGTCATGTTCTTTTTCACAGATAAAGCTGCAACGTTGCCTcatgaacaaagaaaattacacGCGGAAAAGGTGAGGTTTTGAAATTGGCATTGAAATTACTAAAAATGGGGTTTTCCTTTCTAAGCTGTAGTTACTAATCTTGTAGAGTTCCTCTGTTAAGAGTAGTAAGAATGAGCCACACAGTCCTAGGGAAGCCTGTCTGGTATCTCCCAAGAACTGAGTAACAAACCTGGAACTTTGAAACACCAGAAGCTTTCCCCTTTGaaaatttctgaaaggaagGCCCTGCAGTCACTGAAGGTAGAAGCCAGCTTCTACTTCAGTCAATGGAAGAGCCTTGATCTCAAGGAAAATTTAATCATGCCTTAATTAGCACAAGCTTTGTATCACATACGCCTCCCATCAAGTCTAAATTACTGCCTCGGTGTTGCTGAAATTTCTTAACTTCAGAGAGGATTAGCATCGTACCTAGAAACATGGTTGCTAGATTTAActgctgctctgtttctgaggttttttgGATGGTAAGTGCAAAATCTTCAGTCATTTGAGGggaatttttctccctttcccatctttttttcctgctgttagGTGGCCAAAGCGTTCTGGATGGCAATTGGAGGAGACAGAGATGAAATTGAAGGTCTCTCTTCGGATGAAGAAAACTAAGTTCTCCTGTAGCTGTAAGCGAGAGAGCAATCCTCAGAGTGCTCTTTTCCTGCAACGAGCCTTTATTGTGCAAAGCCCCATTTAGCTTTAGGTGCTTGCTTTGGCTAAAGGATTCTCTGCATTGTTGTAGCAAGTAACACATTCCACAGCATGTAATGGTTAGAGTGGTTTTGTCTGACTGTTCGTTTATGCTCTCTCGGAGAAGGTGATGCATGTGGTTAGAGGAAATAATAATtagtttacatttttcaaattaacatttttattgtttcctcttttgagtttaaataaacaaatttacTACCAGTTATCTTTCTACATATGGCTGGTGGTTGTTAAGTGACTACTTAATTCTAAACGCAACATTTTAGATGTAGGCCTGTTTGATGTTTTTATGTAGCTTTATAGCTGACTTACTAGTTAAAACAAACCAGATTTATATGAGCCATGAAGAGAAAGCTGCTGAATTGTACCCTATTGAGGGATGCTATGCCAAGGCTGCCAGGTTAATCCTGCCGAGTGccaaagctattaaaaatggCCCACAGGCTTTGAATTCTGTTTGCGTGTGTAAGTATGCGGTCCTTCCCTGGCAAGTCAGGTGTTGTGCCACACTCCCTGGCTTTCCATTAGAAACTAAATTTGGGATTAAATGCGAGACagatttttgctgctgttccagGGGTGACATTCCCCGCCCAAACCTTCTGCAATGCTTGGCCTCCAAGGCCTAGCAGAACGCACAGACCCAGACCTTCTGCTGGCGAATTCCGTCCTAAATACCTAAAGAGAAAAGCTATGATTTCAAAAACCCCACGCTGTCATCTGGTGTGTTTATTACGGGCTTAACGCTCCTGCACTTTCATCAGACGGTACCAGAGTACGAGTCTCAAATTGCTGCTTCGTGGTATCAAGGGTTAGAAGAAATTCCTTTGTCTTTGGATTTAGTCTGTCGTCATCTTCTGCAGAGTCAGACGACCCACTGGAGAGTATAAACATGCAAGGCACTAGGAAAACAGGAAGGCAGGCCTGGGCTggtgagggagagagaggagaagaggtaaaTGCCGTCCTATCTCCTCTGCTACAGTCGGTTGTGAGAGACAGGCAGCGGATCAATGGAGAGAGGTAGCCAGCAGATGCCCCGCTGAAGAATCAGGCCTTCCCTGGTGCTT is a genomic window of Pelecanus crispus isolate bPelCri1 chromosome 7, bPelCri1.pri, whole genome shotgun sequence containing:
- the AAGAB gene encoding alpha- and gamma-adaptin-binding protein p34, with protein sequence MAAAGPFALVTSCAAGFAAEELVKRITGKDDLTVGAITSGRVTFYPWTIDNKYYSADIHLCVVPNTFLVTGDIAESVQAFVVYFDSTIKSGLDSVSEWLPLTEEWLPEVMILVCNRVSENGVNRQKAQEWCIKHGFELVELSPEELPDEDDDFPESTGVKRIVQALNANVWSNVVMKSDRTQGFGLLSTLASANCSIGSEENQDTEANPSAAEREESHLDNREDGASTDNLQIDNTVDPMLDMDIQELASLTTRDSDLENFERVFSKLKEMKDKAATLPHEQRKLHAEKVAKAFWMAIGGDRDEIEGLSSDEEN